A part of Tigriopus californicus strain San Diego chromosome 10, Tcal_SD_v2.1, whole genome shotgun sequence genomic DNA contains:
- the LOC131888161 gene encoding cell death-inducing p53-target protein 1 homolog, producing MAADKGWSMPPTEGTPPDAPPSYEQTQAAHGAAKGYAYPQQPPPQQQPNTSNASDGRPVIVQYVNAPNFGHRPVNMVCPHCQSQICTSTESEPGAMAWVLAGVLCVVGLWPCACIPCCIDSLNSVTHKCPNCRNFLGRYKGGF from the exons ATGGCTGCTGACAAAGGCTGGAGTATGCCGCCCACGGAGGGTACTCCCCCCGACGCCCCGCCCTCGTATGAGCAGACACAAGCAGCCCATGGAGCGGCCAAAGGTTATGCTTATCcccaacaaccaccaccacagcAACAAC CGAACACGAGCAACGCATCAGATGGCCGACCCGTGATCGTTCAGTACGTGAATGCCCCCAACTTCGGTCATCGACCCGTGAACATGGTCTGTCCTCATTGTCAAAGCCAGATCTGTACCTCAACCGAATCCGAACCCGGAGCAATGGCCTGGGTCCTGGCTGGGGTCCTGTGTGTGGTCGG GTTGTGGCCTTGCGCCTGCATTCCTTGTTGTATCGACAGCCTGAACTCTGTAACACACAAGTGCCCCAATTGTCGGAACTTTTTGGGCCGTTACAAAGGAGGATTCTAA
- the LOC131888157 gene encoding uncharacterized protein LOC131888157 has product MPSAMTSRNPPRDFRRQATKIEFHVQATKAQFDTLFRVKDEVHAVLEELLNNELDEDMVFGIALQFLSSFWNSPTGRLEAAKCKLHPEDTPKISKAFLDPNVLEYIFPIEIVLKTREEVKAQILTDIENLQAHLADKYSPFNFEVDTFVVLMEAFRFMMSHRMQLGRHFLRKNDRNYDDDDEEEEEEEVKQSWINVVPCDVCQDDSYSQYCGSHVCAKCKKFFKEIMRSRESLSLRCYKNQRCLDNFDCVDIKCGKCRFQVCESLGMVSEYYFTEIQITNVINCASCSRESDSLVDIFGVSVCQTCRDFFYQSLENFSFLHYDCPKERNCTLTRDSNAPPCATCLFDKIKALGMVDLYFWKTQHDLDESVDDYEPVHDVVYRDESKCCVCNGKASPSYWLGLKCCEVCKGFVAASMTNRASDAYCCRKGERGFLCPTLESGKTCSYCWLRRLEIEGIIDRWNICGGQPSAWAKNFLNCDEILTDDSSEGS; this is encoded by the exons ATGCCTTCTGCAATGACTTCTCGGAACCCACCTCGAGATTTTCGACGCCAAGCCACTAAAATCGAGTTTCATGTCCAAGCTACCAAAGCTCAGTTCGACACTTTATTCAGGGTCAAGGATGAGGTCCAC GCCGTGTTGGAGGAgttattgaacaatgaattagATGAGGACATGGTGTTTGGCATTGCGTTGCAATTCCTCAGTTCATTTTGGAACTCACCCACGGGGCGTTTGGAAGCGGCCAAGTGCAAGCTTCACCCCGAAGATACGCCCAAGATTAGCAAAGCCTTCTTAGATCCCAATGTCCTGGAATACATCTTTCCCATTGAGATCGTCCTCAAAACACGCGAAGAGGTCAAGGCTCAGATTCTGACCGATATTGAGAATCTTCAAGCTCATTTGGCGGATAAATATTCGCCATTCAACTTTGAAGTGGACACCTTTGTCGTGTTAATGGAGGCTTTCCGATTCATGATGAGCCATCGAATGCAGTTAGGCCGTCATTTCTTGAGGAAAAATGACCGGAActatgatgacgatgacgaagaagaggaagaagaagaagtgaagCAATCTTGG ATCAATGTTGTACCGTGCGATGTCTGCCAAGACGATAGCTACTCGCAATATTGTGGATCTCATGTTTGTGCCAAGTGTAAGAAGTTCTTCAAAGAGATCATGCGAAGCCGAGAAAGTCTCTCTTTAAGATGCTACAAAAACCAaag GTGCTTGGATAACTTTGATTGTGTGGACATCAAATGTGGCAAATGTCGATTCCAAGTCTGCGAAAGCCTAGGCATGGTGTCTGAATATTACTTCACCGAAATACAG ATCACGAATGTGATAAATTGCGCCTCCTGCTCACGTGAATCTGACTCACTTGTCGATATCTTCGGTGTGTCCGTGTGTCAAACCTGTCGGGATTTCTTCTATCAAAGCCTTGAGAATTTCTCATTCCTTCATTACGATTGTCCAAAAGAGCGGAATTGTACACTAACTCGAGACTCCAATGCCCCTCCCTGCGCCACGTGtctttttgacaagatcaagGCCCTTGGAATGGTCGACTT ATATTTCTGGAAAACTCAGCACGATCTTGACGAATCAGTCGACGATTATGAGCCGGTCCATGACGTGGTCTACAGAGACGAATCTAAATGTTGCGTTTGCAATGGCAAAGCTTCCCCCAGCTATTGGCTTGGACTAAAATGTTGCGAG GTTTGCAAAGGCTTCGTGGCGGCTTCAATGACCAATCGTGCTTCCGATGCGTATTGTTGTCGCAAGGGTGAGCGCGGATTTCTGTGTCCGACTTTGGAGAGCGGCAAAACTTGTAGTTATTGCTGGCTGAGACGTCTCGAGATTGAAG GAATTATTGATCGATGGAATATTTGCGGTGGACAACCTTCGGCTTGGGCCAAGAACTTCCTGAATTGTGACGAGATTTTGACGGATGATTCCTCGGAAGGAAGTTGA
- the LOC131888163 gene encoding transmembrane protein 60-like: MGVLHRALFTWFICLIFFILLVLRLDGRTRWSWGIVFIPMWLHDTILLIYLIFNMISHRSNGHDRPLRPMKRKIWYLTVALFKITTEIMICIKLEHPGTSMDISLYFVLIPVWIVLPVTAIDLFQTLIANKT, translated from the exons ATGGGCGTGCTCCATAGGGCGTTATTCACGTGGTTTATTTGTCTAATATTTTTCATCCTCCTCGTACTGAGACTGGATGGCCGAACCCGATGGTCCTGGGGCATTGTTTTCATCCCCATGTGGCTTCACGATACCATTTTACTCATTTACCTCATTTTCAACATGATAAGCCATCGCAGCAATGGTCATGATCGACCTTTGAGGCCGATGAAGCGGAAGATATG GTATCTAACGGTTGCGTTATTCAAGATCACCACCGAGATCATGATTTGCATCAAGTTGGAGCACCCCGGAACATCGATGGATATCTCTTTGTACTTCGTACTGATTCCAGTTTGGATCGTCTTGCCTGTGACGGCTATCGATCTTTTCCAAACACTAATAGCAAACAAAACCTAA
- the LOC131888159 gene encoding uncharacterized protein LOC131888159 yields the protein MKLTILGLCAAFTVTIVLGDLSFVDVESDLRWKNRNLLQEDDESPEERPERPVEPKAPQPESSFSNEPQKGPKVFYDGENFLMKVSPGIEIYVFENGNNKSSHVSKVILDKPAASVKGGFESAMKNFDVTIDFKGQTFGGEGSIQLSSVIVKMSFVKKPKEFAMTRMEISQATIGSTNVMGNELSVSSSNGYSVYAPLDSGFCCDYTGVFKPKKRGEGKYSLALGLPGLKMQVFDVKSTKFGPSWYCGELISIGLWVGLLTTLGFAIVCYWGFGMLASIQTMDRFDDPKGKPIHVPQTE from the exons ATGAAACTCACCATTTTGGGCCTCTGCGCCGCGTTCACCGTTACTATCGTGCTGGGTGACCTCAGCTTTGTGGACGTGGAATCGGATTTGCGGTGGAAGAATCGCAATCTCTTGCAGGAGGACGATGAGTCGCCGGAGGAACGCCCAGAACGCCCCGTGGAGCCCAAGGCACCTCAACCCGAGTCGAGCTTTTCCAATGAGCCGCAAAAGGGACCTAAAGTTTTCTATGACGGCGAAAACTTCCTCATGAAG GTTTCGCCCGGAATCGAGATTTATGtctttgaaaatggcaataaCAAGAGCTCGCACGTGTCCAAAGTGATCTTGGACAAGCCCGCGGCTTCAGTCAAGGGTGGCTTTGAGAGTGCCATGAAGAATTTCGACGTGACCATCGACTTCAAAGGTCAGACCTTTGGCGGTGAAGGCAGTATCCAATTGAGCTCGGTGATTGTCAAGATGTCGTTTGTCAAGAAACCCAAAGAATTCGCCATGACCCGCATGGAGATCTCGCAAGCCACGATTGGTTCAACTAATGTGATGGGAAATGAGCTATCG gTGTCAAGTTCTAATGGCTATTCAGTATACGCTCCCTTGGACTCTGGCTTTTGTTGCGATTACACGGGCGTGTTCAAGCCGAAGAAGCGAGGAGAGGGCAAATATAGCTTGGCTTTGGGTTTGCCTGGGTTGAAGATGCAAGTTTTCGATGTCAAAAGCACTAAATTCGGCCCATCTTGGTATTGTGGCGAGCTGATTAGCATCGGTTTGTGGGTGGGTTTGTTGACCACTCTAGGTTTCGCTATTGTGTGTTATTGGGGATTCGGGATGTTGGCCAGTATTCAGACCATGGACCGTTTTGATGATCCCAAAGGCAAACCCATTCATGTGCCTCAGACAGAGTGA